The following DNA comes from Streptococcus canis.
TGAAGTTGCTTATCATAGAAACTACCCAACCATCTATCATTTGCGGAAAAAATTGGCGGATTCTCCTGAAAAAGCAGACTTGCGCCTAATTTATCTGGCGTTAGCCCATATCATTAAGTTTCGTGGACATTTTCTCATCGAAGGAAAGCTAAATGCGGAAAACAGTGATGTTGCTAAATTGTTTTATCAGTTAATTCAGACCTATAATCAACTTTTTGAAGAGAGTCCATTAGATGAAATAGAGGTTGATGCCAAAGGAATATTATCGGCTAGATTGAGTAAATCGAAACGTTTAGAAAAACTAATTGCAGTATTTCCAAATGAAAAGAAAAATGGTTTATTTGGGAATATTATTGCTCTTGCTTTAGGACTTACTCCTAATTTTAAATCAAATTTTGATTTGACTGAAGATGCCAAATTACAGCTTTCGAAAGATACGTACGATGATGATTTAGATGAATTATTGGGTCAGATTGGTGATCAATATGCAGATTTATTTTCAGCAGCTAAGAATTTATCAGATGCTATTTTACTTTCGGATATCTTGAGGTCAAATAGTGAGGTAACTAAGGCACCGTTATCAGCTTCAATGGTCAAACGTTATGACGAACACCATCAAGATTTGGCTTTATTAAAAACCTTAGTTCGACAACAATTTCCAGAAAAGTATGCTGAAATTTTTAAAGATGATACCAAAAATGGCTATGCGGGTTATGTTGGCATTGGTATTAAACATAGAAAACGAACAACGAAACTAGCTACACAAGAAGAATTTTATAAATTTATCAAACCGATTTTAGAAAAAATGGATGGTGCTGAGGAATTACTTGCAAAACTAAATCGTGATGACCTACTGCGCAAGCAACGTACCTTTGATAACGGCTCTATTCCTCATCAAATTCATTTAAAAGAGCTACATGCTATTCTAAGAAGACAAGAAGAATTTTATCCATTTTTAAAGGAAAATCGGGAAAAGATTGAAAAAATCTTGACCTTCCGAATTCCTTATTATGTTGGTCCGTTGGCGCGTGGCAATAGCCGTTTTGCTTGGCTGACTCGGAAGTCTGAAGAGGCCATTACCCCATGGAATTTTGAAGAAGTTGTCGATAAAGGTGCATCAGCTCAGTCATTCATAGAGCGAATGACAAATTTTGATGAACAGCTTCCAAACAAAAAAGTGTTGCCAAAACATAGTTTGCTTTATGAATACTTTACAGTTTATAACGAATTGACAAAAGTCAAATATGTCACTGAAAGAATGCGAAAACCTGAATTTCTTTCAGGTGAACAGAAGAAAGCCATTGTTGATTTACTCTTCAAAACAAATCGAAAAGTAACTGTTAAGCAATTAAAAGAAGATTATTTTAAAAAAATAGAATGTTTTGATAGCGTTGAAATTATAGGAGTAGAAGATAGATTTAATGCGTCATTAGGTACCTACCATGATTTGCTAAAAATTATTAAAGATAAAGATTTTTTGGATAATGAAGAAAATGAGGATATCTTAGAGGATATTGTTTTAACATTGACCTTATTTGAAGATAGGGAGATGATTGAGGAAAGACTTAAAACATATGCTCACCTCTTTGATGATAAGGTGATGAAACAGCTTAAACGTCGCCATTATACTGGTTGGGGACGCTTGTCTCGAAAAATGATTAATGGTATCAGGGATAAGCAATCTGGTAAAACAATATTAGATTTTTTGAAATCAGATGGGTTTTCTAATCGCAACTTTATGCAGCTGATCCATGATGATAGTTTGACATTTAAGGAGGAGATTGAAAAAGCACAAGTGTCTGGACAAGGCGATAGTTTACATGAACAGATTGCAGACTTAGCAGGTAGCCCTGCTATTAAAAAAGGGATTTTACAGACTGTCAAAATTGTTGATGAATTGGTCAAAGTAATGGGGCATAAGCCAGAAAATATCGTGATTGAAATGGCGCGTGAAAATCAGACAACCACTAAGGGGCTCCAACAATCACGTGAGCGAAAGAAACGCATTGAAGAAGGAATCAAAGAATTAGAAAGTCAGATTCTTAAAGAAAATCCTGTTGAAAATACGCAATTGCAAAATGAAAAGCTCTATCTCTATTATCTACAAAATGGAAGAGATATGTATGTGGATCAAGAATTAGATATTAATCGTTTAAGTGATTATGATGTCGATCACATTGTTCCACAAAGTTTCATTAAAGATGATTCAATAGACAATAAGGTGTTAACGCGTTCTGTCGAAAATCGTGGTAAATCGGATAACGTTCCAAGTGAAGAAGTAGTCAAAAAGATGAAAAACTATTGGAGACAACTTCTAAATGCCAAGTTAATCACTCAACGTAAGTTTGATAATTTAACGAAAGCTGAACGTGGAGGTTTGAGCGAAGCTGACAAGGCTGGTTTTATCAAACGCCAATTGGTTGAAACCCGTCAAATTACCAAGCATGTGGCACGAATTTTGGATAGTCGCATGAATACTAAACGTGATAAAAATGATAAGCCTATCCGAGAGGTTAAAGTGATTACCTTAAAATCTAAATTAGTTTCTGACTTCCGAAAAGATTTCCAACTCTATAAAGTACGTGATATTAACAATTATCACCATGCTCATGATGCTTATCTGAATGCAGTTGTTGGAACAGCTCTTATTAAAAAATACCCAAAACTTGAATCAGAGTTTGTCTATGGTGATTATAAAGTTTATGATGTTCGTAAAATGATTGCTAAGTCTGAGCAAGAAATAGGCAAAGCAACTGCAAAGCGTTTCTTTTACTCTAATATCATGAACTTTTTCAAAACAGAGGTGAAGCTTGCAAATGGAGAGATTCGCAAACGCCCTCTAATCGAAACTAATGGGGAAACTGGAGAAGTCGTTTGGAATAAAGAAAAAGACTTCGCCACTGTTCGAAAAGTATTGGCCATGCCACAAGTCAATATTGTCAAGAAGACAGAAGTACAGACAGGCGGATTCTCTAAAGAATCTATCTTGTCAAAGAGAGAATCAGCGAAATTGATCCCCCGTAAGAAAGGCTGGGATACGAGAAAATACGGAGGCTTTGGTAGTCCAACGGTAGCTTATTCAATCTTAGTGGTTGCTAAGGTAGAAAAAGGTAAAGCAAAGAAGTTAAAATCTGTTAAAGTATTAGTTGGTATCACTATCATGGAAAAGGGTAGCTATGAAAAAGATCCTATCGGATTTTTAGAAGCCAAAGGATATAAAGACATCAAAAAAGAGCTCATTTTTAAATTACCAAAATACAGTCTATTTGAATTGGAAAATGGCAGAAGGCGGATGCTGGCTAGTGCAACAGAACTACAAAAAGCTAATGAGTTAGTGTTGCCACAACATTTAGTTAGATTATTATATTATACCCAAAATATTTCAGCTACGACTGGTTCAAATAATTTAGGATATATAGAGCAACATCGTGAGGAATTCAAGGAGATTTTTGAAAAAATTATTGACTTCTCTGAGAAATATATTCTGAAGAATAAGGTGAATTCAAATTTAAAATCTTCTTTTGATGAGCAATTTGCAGTTTCAGATTCTATCCTCTTATCAAATTCATTTGTTTCTTTACTTAAATATACTTCTTTTGGAGCATCAGGAGGATTTACATTTTTGGACTTGGATGTAAAACAAGGAAGATTGAGGTATCAAACAGTGACAGAAGTTTTAGATGCAACTCTCATCTATCAATCCATCACAGGTCTTTACGAAACGAGGACTGATTTGAGTCAATTAGGAGGTGACTGATGGCTGGTTGGCGAACGGTTGTGGTAAATACCCATTCAAAATTATCGTATAAGAATAATCATCTGATTTTTAAGGATGCCTATAAAACGGAGCTCATCCACCTGTCAGAAATTGATATTTTGTTATTGGAAACGACGGATATTATCTTATCCACTATGTTGATAAAACGGTTAGTGGATGAGAATATTCTCCTCATATTTTGTGATGATAAACGGTTGCCAAAAGCTATGCTGATGCCTTTTTATGGTCGTCATGATTCGAGTTTACAGCTGGGAAAACAAATGTCTTGGTCAGAAGAGGTTAAATCGGAGGTTTGGACGACCATTATTGCTCAAAAGATTTTGAATCAATCCTGCTATCTAGGAGCATGTTCTTATTTTGAAAAGTCCCAATCTATTATGGAGCTATATCATGGTTTGGAACTATTTGATCCTAGTAATCGAGAAGGGCATTCAGCGCGCATATATTTCAATACTTTATTTGGGAATGATTTTTCACGTGAACAGGACAATGTGATTAATGCAGGGCTAGATTATGGCTATACATTACTATTGAGTATGTTTGCGCGTGAAGTAGTTGTCTCTGGTTGTATGACTCAATTTGGGCTTAAACATGCCAATCAATTTAATCAGTTTAATTTTGCAAGTGATATTATGGAGCCTTTTAGACCCTTAGTAGATAAGATTGTTTTTGAAAATCGAAATCAACCATTTCTAAAAATAAAAAGAGAATTATTCACGTTGTTTTCCGATACATTTTTATACAACGGTAAAGAGATGTATCTTACTAATATTGTCAGTGATTATACCAAAAAAGTAGTGAAAGCTCTCAATAATAAAGGGAAAGGAGTTCCTGAATTTAGGATATGAGCTATCGATATATGAGAATGATTCTTATGTTTGACATGCCAACGGACACAGCAGATGAACGCAAGGCTTATAGAAAATTTAGAAAGTTTTTGTTATCTGAGGGGTTTATCATGCATCAATTTTCTATTTATAGCAAGCTTTTACTGAATAGTACTGCAAATAATGCCATGATTGGACGACTACGAGAGAATAATCCTAAAAAAGGAAATATTACTTTGCTAATAGTAACAGAAAAACAATTTGCTAGGATGATTTACCTACATGGTGAAAAAAACAATTGCATTGCTAATACAGATAATCGCTTAATCTTTCTAGGGGAGGCTTACAATGGTGATGATTAACTTTGAGCTATTGGACAATCCTTTGACAATCGAAAAAATGACAACATTGGTTATTAAAGATGTGAATGTGTTCTCTAGTTTCGTAAGGCAATGTTATCAGTACGGGGAAACCAATGACCTTCAAATATTTGATACTAAATTAAAAGCCTTAAAAGTATCAGAAGTCATGCTTATCACTGATATCTTAGGTTATGATATCAATTCCCCAAGCATTTTGAAAATGATTCATGCTGATTTAGAAGATTGTTTCAATAGTCAACCTGAAGTGAAATCTATGATTGAGAAATTAGCAGCCACAATAACGGAATTGATTGCTTATGAATGCTTAGAAAATGAGTTGGATTTAGAATACGATGAGATCACCATTTTGGAACTGATAAAAGCTCTGGGAGTCAAGGTTGAAACACAAAGTGATACTATCTTTGAAAAGTGTCTTGAAATTTTACAAGTTTTCAAATACCTTTCAAAAAAGAAACTTTTAATTTTTATTAATTGTGGTTCTTACCTTACAAAAGAAGAATTATTGAAGATAAGAGAATATATTGACTTGTCTCAGCAAACAGTTCTTTTTATAGAACCAAGAAAGTTATACAATATTCCCCAATATATTTTAGATGAAGATTATTTTTTGATAAAAGAACATACAACTTAGACTACATTCGTAAATGTTGATTCTATAGGTTTTTTGGCGTATAATGGAGCTATGAAAAGGACTGTTTAAGACTAAAGTCTAGCTAAGACAAATAGTGCGATTACGAAAAATTGTGGACGAAAATAGTCTACGAGGTTTTAGAGCTATGTTGTTTTGAATGGTCCCAAAACAATTGTCTGTGTAAACATCCTCATGCACACGTTTTAGAGCTATGTTGTTTTGAATGGTCCCAAAACCAGTTCAGGTAATGGCATCCAGTACAATCCGTTTTAGAGCTATGTTGTTTTGAATGGTCCCAAAACATCAACCTGTCTTAAATTTCTTTCTGACATGTTTTAGTGAAAAGGCAACACTTTTCTGTACAGATTTTATAAAGTGCTTTTTCTAAACGACTAAACGTTTGGTCATCGGTGTTTGGTAGTTGAGGCAGCTGTGAATGCGGTGGTGATTCCACCAGTGGACATAGTCCTTAGTTTTGAGGGCCAATTCTTCTAGCGTCTGGAAAGTTTCCTGGTGGACAAATTCCATTTTGAAAGCACGATAGGTACTTTCAGCAACGGCATTGTCGTAAGGACAACCTGCTTGACTAAGAGAGCGGGTGATTCCGAAGGCCTCCAACATGTCATCAATCAAAGTATTATCAAACTCCTTCCCACGATCTGACTGGAATATCTTGACTTTGGTCAGAGCGTAAGGGATGCTCTGAATCGCTTGTTTGACCAATTCGGGGGTCTTGTGCCAACCAACTGACAGACCGATGATTTCACGATTGAAGAGGTCAATAATCAAGCAAACATAAGCCCAACCATTACCGACACGAACGTAGGTTAAGTCTGACACTAAAGCTTTTAGAGGCTTTTCTTGATGAAATTGTCTGGCTAAGTGATTAGGAATAGCTGCCTCATTCTTCCCTTTTGAATATGGCTTGAAGGCTGCTTTCTGGTAAACGGATACTAAGTTGAGTCTGTGCATGATGCGACGAATCCGACGACGAGACAGCTGGATGCCTTCATTTTTCAAACATTTCTTGATTTTCCTAGCCCCGTATCTGGCCTTACTTTCGAGAAAAATAGCTTTGATTTTTTCTTCAAGCTCGGTATCAGATACGGATTCCACAGCTTTGTAGTAATAGCTAGAACGAGGAATACCCAACCACCGACACATGGCTGAAATACTATATTTGTCTTTGTTAGCAGTGATTACTTCTCTTTTCGTGCCATAATCACCGCCGCTTGCTTTAGGATATCTAGCTGCATTTCGAGTTCTTTATTACGCTTTCGGAGTTCCATCAGCTCACGCTGCTCATCTGTAAGATTATCAATAGTTTTAAAGGAACCAGTTGTTTTTGCCTGACGCACCCACTTATCGAAGGTTGATGGGGTTAACTCATATTCTTTGATAAGCTCACTTCGTTTCATCCCTGCATTGTGAAGGTCAACGATTTGTTGCTTAAAGTCGTCGGCGAAGTGGCGACGTATTTTTCTAGACATAATATTCTCCTATTTTCTTTAGTGTAGAACACTTTATAAGACTGTCTAGTTTAGTGTAACCTATTCAATAGATACCATACTTGTCCCAAAGTAAGTTCTACCTTATTTTTCTGTCTCAGTCTAATTTCTAGTTTTCAACGACACCTAGAAGTTACTTTGAGATTTAACCAGATTTAACCGAAATTTATTTTTTAGAATTATTTATTGACATGGCCTTTTTAAAAAGGTATAATGATTAAGGTTTTGATAAAAAACTGACCTAAGACAGCAGGGGAGTGTGCTCATAATATTCCTGCCGAGGCACAAAACGTGATTAAAGAAAATAACGTATTTGTACTTTCGTGTCTAGGTTTAGGTGCGATTTTTTTGTGCCTAGCCCAAAAATAAAAACGGAGGTAAAACTAATGAGTGAAGCAATTATTGCTAAAAAAGCTGAACAAGTCGAACTTATTGCTGAGAAAATGAAAGCAGCAGCAAGTATCGTTGTTGTTGATTCACGTGGTCTTACAGTTGATCAAGATACTGTTCTTCGTCGTTCACTTCGTGAAAGTGGCGTTGAGTTCAAAGTTATCAAAAACTCAATTTTGACTCGTGCAGCTGAAAAAGCAGGTCTTGACGAGTTGAAAGACGTATTCGTAGGACCATCTGCAGTAGCATTTTCTAACGAAGATGTTATCGCACCAGCTAAAGTTATCAATGACTTTGCTAAAACTGCTGACGCACTTGAAATCAAAGGTGGTGCAATCGAAGGCGTTGTTTCTTCAAAAGAAGAAATCCAAGCACTTGCAACATTGCCAAACCGCGAAGGAATGCTTTCTATGCTTCTTTCTGTACTTCAAGCTCCAGTTCGCAACGTTGCATACGCTGTCAAAGCTGTTGCAGAAAACAAAGAAGGCGCTGCTTAAGTCGTCTCAACGTAGCCTAGAGCTACATTTAACATTTTAAATTAATTATTTGGAGGAAATAACAATGGCATTGAACATTGAAAACATTATTGCTGAAATTAAAGAAGCTTCAATCCTTGAGCTTAACGATCTTGTAAAAGCTATCGAAGAAGAATTTGGTGTAACTGCAGCTGCTCCTGTAGCAGTTGCTGCTGCTGGTGGTGCTGAAGAAGCTGCTAAAGATTCATTCGACGTTGAATTGACATCTGCTGGCGACAAAAAAGTTGGCGTTATCAAAGCTGTTCGTGAAATCACAGGTCTTGGTCTTAAAGAAGCTAAAGGTCTTGTTGATGGTGCACCTGCTAACGTTAAAGAAGGTGTTGCTGCTGCAGAAGCTGAAGAAATCAAGGCCAAACTTGAAGAAGCTGGAGCAACAATTACTCTTAAATAATAGAGTAACGCAATTTGATTGCGGAAGTCTAGTAAATCAAGGTTTTAGAATTGCTTAGAGCGATTAAAAATCAGAGGAATAATTTCATTCCCCACCAAAACCCCACCAAAGTCTAGGTCTTGGTGGGGTTTTATTTAGTGACTTTAGTCTGTTTCGATCCGTAGGTGCGAAACAATAAACCATCCGCTATTCGGGTGCGTATCGGATGTTATAAAAAAATTTCTAAACGCGATACAATAAAGGTGCTCAAGCCAATTGTAAAGCTGAGGTGATTATAGTTAGTGTTGTATACGGCTCTCGTCATATGGATAATTGGTAAAGAGAGAAAAAACTGAATGGTAAATATAAAAAGTAGAGTTCATTAATAATACAAAAATTTTTTTCTACTTTTAGTCAATTTGGTGCTAGGTAGGGGTAAGAGTGTCACATCTATAAATCTAAAGTTGAAACTCTAATATTGTGTATCTATCAGAACTTGAGTTATGGCAAGAAATGAATGATAGATGACTTAATTGCTAAGTAATTGTTTGAGAGTTTTAAGATTTAACCTCAGAAAGTGCAGGAGGATATTGAACAAGCTGAGCAATACTAAGGGGAATCAACTCAAAATGTTCCTCTTTTGCTTTAGTATAGTTGATTAAGATCATAACTAAAAATTACTTCATAAAAAAGATCCAGAGAGGAGCCTGTCATCAGTGGCTCTCCTCTGGATCTTTTTGAGTCTGTCCTTTACTGGTCTGCTGACTCGCCAAATTATTTTGCTGCGCATACTTTAATGGACTGATCCCAACCACTCTTTTGAAGGTACGTGAAAAATTAGCTGATGTTGAGAATTGGAGTAATTCCGCAATGTGAGCCAATGTTTTTCCTTCCTCTAATAACTGTTTAGCCACTTCAATTTTTAAATGAAGAAAATATTGTAGAATGGTCATGTGCTTTTCTTGTTTAAATAACTTTCGTAATTTAGATTCACTCATGTGAAACTGTCTGGCTATTTCCGCAGTCTTAATAGCTCGATTGAGGTTATTTTCAAGATATTGAATAACCCCAATAACTGTTTGAGAATATTGTGATACTAGTTTTTGTTTAATCCCCGACACTTGTTGAGTGTAAAATAGAATAGCTGTATCGCGTAACTTCAAAACAGCGTGTAATGATTGAGCTTGTTCTGTTTCTGTAACAAAGCGATCTCGCGATTGATAGGCTGTCTCAATATCAAGGCCAGAGTGAACAGCTCCTTGAGCTAAACGATCATAAATCATAATAGAGTAATTCTTCTCGGACCGTAATTCATCGCCACTTAACGTAGCAGAAACGGCATTGCTTAATTGACTTACAGTTTCTCTTAAAAGCTCTTCCTTCCCAGATTTAACAGCTTGTAAAATCCTAGTTTCATACTGGTATTGATAAGTATAGGTATTACTATTTTCGACAGACAACTGTTTGATTTTATTTAAATCAAAAGCATTGCTCCACCCTTTTGTATAGTGATGTAAAGGGGCTGACAACAAATCTTCAATTTTCCCAGTTAAACAATAGTTAACTAAAATAAGTAGCTCTCTAATTTGACTGAGGGGGAAGAAAGGAAGTTGAACCAACTTCTCAAAGAAATAATTTTGTTCATCGTTCTCAATATGAGCTTCGTTCATTTTCCTTTTAAAGAGTAAAGGATCAATGGCATTACTCCTCCAAGGACCAATAATGACGTAGTGATTGTCTGTGCGAAGAGCAAGGAACAATTCTCCCATAAACCCATAGTGAAATAAGAAATTCTCTTTGGTTTTACTAAACTCATTTAAGATAAGATGATGGTCATAATAAAGAGAAACGGTTTTATCTGATTTATACTCTGTTAGAACTGTAAAGGATCTGTCACAAACGGTAATAGATAATTTTAAAGTGCTATGTAATGATTTTAACAGTAAAGAGTTTATGATGAGCACCTCCTCTTTTTGATTTATAGTAATAATTCTAAAAAAGATTCTAAGAAAGTCAATCGATATCACCTCTAAAAGTTAAAAATACCAAAAATGATCAAAAAAATTAAATACGCTTTATTAGAAAAAAAAAAAAACACATGAGAAAATATAAATAAATAGAGATATTCTAATCAAACTCCTAAACAGGTAGACTTAATTTTGTATAAAAATATACAAAATAAAAAAGGAGACTACGTATGTTTAGTAAGGCAAGAGGGACACAATACGATGCTTCACAGACGAAACAACGCTTTTCGATTAAGAAGTTTAAGTTTGGTGCTGCTTCTGTATTAGTCGGGTTATTATTTTTAGGAATGAATAGTCATTCTGTTTTGGCGGATGAGTCAAGTGCTATGAGTGCGGAGGTAACACAAGCGGCTGAAGTAAAACCGGAAGTTACTGCTACACAGCCTACCTCAGATGTAATAAGTCCAGCGGCAGATACGACAACTTCAGCAATGTCATCTACAGATGTATCTCATTCTAATTCTACAGTGTCAGCGGAACCTATTGTAGGTACGAATGCTGAGGAGGTAGCGATCCCAGAGACACAAGACAAAGAAGCCAATAAAACGTTGCAAGTTGCATCTTCTTCCACATCTGAATTGATAGCAGAAAATCAGGATTCAGAAATTGCAGTATCATCTAGCGAGCAGGTAGAAGTCGTAAAAGATGACGAAACAGAGACTCAAAGAGTCTCAAACAGTCATCTATCAAATGTTAAGGATTTAGACATTGAAAACATGACTTTTGCTGATTTGGAAAAATTAGTTAATGTTGATAATATTTCCTCAATTGATTTTAAGAAATATCCTCAATTGAAAACAGTTTTTGAACAAGCTGTGATTGCGAATCCAGACGTAGCTAACTGGCCAAAAGTTGGAGAAGTTTCTGCAAAAGATTACATCTTAACTAATGGTGTTGATGACTATAGAGAACAATTGGGGCATGTTAGAAGGCAGACCGTTCTTTCTCAGACGATTAATGATCATCCAGTTCTTCGAAAGGAAGATTCTATTGCTCCGATTGATGCCAGTAAAAATCCAGTTATGGTGAAAGGTACAGGATATGGTTTTGGTGGGATTCCAATTAATTATGAAGTAAAAGCCCAAAAAAATGGTAATAAAGTAGATTTTACAATTACTTATCATGCTGAAAATTCTAAAGAGCATTTTAGAAATGATTTCTTCTTGTATCCTGGGAGCGGATACAATATAAATGGGGAGATTGATGTCACAGTAACCACTAATGGAAAAAATCAAACACTGAAATTAGGTAAAGGATATAGTACTCAGGCTCCAGGAGCTCTTGGTTTAAAATCTCCGGCTGAGTGGAGTGGTGGTAATCCAAAAGCTACCTCACCTCGAACTCCTC
Coding sequences within:
- the csn2 gene encoding type II-A CRISPR-associated protein Csn2, giving the protein MVMINFELLDNPLTIEKMTTLVIKDVNVFSSFVRQCYQYGETNDLQIFDTKLKALKVSEVMLITDILGYDINSPSILKMIHADLEDCFNSQPEVKSMIEKLAATITELIAYECLENELDLEYDEITILELIKALGVKVETQSDTIFEKCLEILQVFKYLSKKKLLIFINCGSYLTKEELLKIREYIDLSQQTVLFIEPRKLYNIPQYILDEDYFLIKEHTT
- a CDS encoding IS3 family transposase (programmed frameshift), with translation MSRKIRRHFADDFKQQIVDLHNAGMKRSELIKEYELTPSTFDKWVRQAKTTGSFKTIDNLTDEQRELMELRKRNKELEMQLDILKQAAVIMAPKREVITANKDKYSISAMCRWLGIPRSSYYYKAVESVSDTELEEKIKAIFLESKARYGARKIKKCLKNEGIQLSRRRIRRIMHRLNLVSVYQKAAFKPYSKGKNEAAIPNHLARQFHQEKPLKALVSDLTYVRVGNGWAYVCLIIDLFNREIIGLSVGWHKTPELVKQAIQSIPYALTKVKIFQSDRGKEFDNTLIDDMLEAFGITRSLSQAGCPYDNAVAESTYRAFKMEFVHQETFQTLEELALKTKDYVHWWNHHRIHSCLNYQTPMTKRLVV
- the rplL gene encoding 50S ribosomal protein L7/L12, whose protein sequence is MALNIENIIAEIKEASILELNDLVKAIEEEFGVTAAAPVAVAAAGGAEEAAKDSFDVELTSAGDKKVGVIKAVREITGLGLKEAKGLVDGAPANVKEGVAAAEAEEIKAKLEEAGATITLK
- the cas1 gene encoding type II CRISPR-associated endonuclease Cas1 — its product is MAGWRTVVVNTHSKLSYKNNHLIFKDAYKTELIHLSEIDILLLETTDIILSTMLIKRLVDENILLIFCDDKRLPKAMLMPFYGRHDSSLQLGKQMSWSEEVKSEVWTTIIAQKILNQSCYLGACSYFEKSQSIMELYHGLELFDPSNREGHSARIYFNTLFGNDFSREQDNVINAGLDYGYTLLLSMFAREVVVSGCMTQFGLKHANQFNQFNFASDIMEPFRPLVDKIVFENRNQPFLKIKRELFTLFSDTFLYNGKEMYLTNIVSDYTKKVVKALNNKGKGVPEFRI
- the cas2 gene encoding CRISPR-associated endonuclease Cas2: MSYRYMRMILMFDMPTDTADERKAYRKFRKFLLSEGFIMHQFSIYSKLLLNSTANNAMIGRLRENNPKKGNITLLIVTEKQFARMIYLHGEKNNCIANTDNRLIFLGEAYNGDD
- a CDS encoding YSIRK-targeted surface antigen transcriptional regulator, translated to MINSLLLKSLHSTLKLSITVCDRSFTVLTEYKSDKTVSLYYDHHLILNEFSKTKENFLFHYGFMGELFLALRTDNHYVIIGPWRSNAIDPLLFKRKMNEAHIENDEQNYFFEKLVQLPFFPLSQIRELLILVNYCLTGKIEDLLSAPLHHYTKGWSNAFDLNKIKQLSVENSNTYTYQYQYETRILQAVKSGKEELLRETVSQLSNAVSATLSGDELRSEKNYSIMIYDRLAQGAVHSGLDIETAYQSRDRFVTETEQAQSLHAVLKLRDTAILFYTQQVSGIKQKLVSQYSQTVIGVIQYLENNLNRAIKTAEIARQFHMSESKLRKLFKQEKHMTILQYFLHLKIEVAKQLLEEGKTLAHIAELLQFSTSANFSRTFKRVVGISPLKYAQQNNLASQQTSKGQTQKDPEESH
- the cas9 gene encoding type II CRISPR RNA-guided endonuclease Cas9 (Cas9, originally named Csn1, is the large, multifunctional signature protein of type II CRISPR/Cas systems. It is well known even to general audiences because its RNA-guided endonuclease activity has made it a popular tool for custom editing of eukaryotic genomes.), which gives rise to MEKKYSIGLDIGTNSVGWAVITDDYKVPSKKFKVLGNTNRKSIKKNLMGALLFDSGETAEATRLKRTARRRYTRRKNRIRYLQEIFANEMAKLDDSFFQRLEESFLVEEDKKNERHPIFGNLADEVAYHRNYPTIYHLRKKLADSPEKADLRLIYLALAHIIKFRGHFLIEGKLNAENSDVAKLFYQLIQTYNQLFEESPLDEIEVDAKGILSARLSKSKRLEKLIAVFPNEKKNGLFGNIIALALGLTPNFKSNFDLTEDAKLQLSKDTYDDDLDELLGQIGDQYADLFSAAKNLSDAILLSDILRSNSEVTKAPLSASMVKRYDEHHQDLALLKTLVRQQFPEKYAEIFKDDTKNGYAGYVGIGIKHRKRTTKLATQEEFYKFIKPILEKMDGAEELLAKLNRDDLLRKQRTFDNGSIPHQIHLKELHAILRRQEEFYPFLKENREKIEKILTFRIPYYVGPLARGNSRFAWLTRKSEEAITPWNFEEVVDKGASAQSFIERMTNFDEQLPNKKVLPKHSLLYEYFTVYNELTKVKYVTERMRKPEFLSGEQKKAIVDLLFKTNRKVTVKQLKEDYFKKIECFDSVEIIGVEDRFNASLGTYHDLLKIIKDKDFLDNEENEDILEDIVLTLTLFEDREMIEERLKTYAHLFDDKVMKQLKRRHYTGWGRLSRKMINGIRDKQSGKTILDFLKSDGFSNRNFMQLIHDDSLTFKEEIEKAQVSGQGDSLHEQIADLAGSPAIKKGILQTVKIVDELVKVMGHKPENIVIEMARENQTTTKGLQQSRERKKRIEEGIKELESQILKENPVENTQLQNEKLYLYYLQNGRDMYVDQELDINRLSDYDVDHIVPQSFIKDDSIDNKVLTRSVENRGKSDNVPSEEVVKKMKNYWRQLLNAKLITQRKFDNLTKAERGGLSEADKAGFIKRQLVETRQITKHVARILDSRMNTKRDKNDKPIREVKVITLKSKLVSDFRKDFQLYKVRDINNYHHAHDAYLNAVVGTALIKKYPKLESEFVYGDYKVYDVRKMIAKSEQEIGKATAKRFFYSNIMNFFKTEVKLANGEIRKRPLIETNGETGEVVWNKEKDFATVRKVLAMPQVNIVKKTEVQTGGFSKESILSKRESAKLIPRKKGWDTRKYGGFGSPTVAYSILVVAKVEKGKAKKLKSVKVLVGITIMEKGSYEKDPIGFLEAKGYKDIKKELIFKLPKYSLFELENGRRRMLASATELQKANELVLPQHLVRLLYYTQNISATTGSNNLGYIEQHREEFKEIFEKIIDFSEKYILKNKVNSNLKSSFDEQFAVSDSILLSNSFVSLLKYTSFGASGGFTFLDLDVKQGRLRYQTVTEVLDATLIYQSITGLYETRTDLSQLGGD
- the rplJ gene encoding 50S ribosomal protein L10, translating into MSEAIIAKKAEQVELIAEKMKAAASIVVVDSRGLTVDQDTVLRRSLRESGVEFKVIKNSILTRAAEKAGLDELKDVFVGPSAVAFSNEDVIAPAKVINDFAKTADALEIKGGAIEGVVSSKEEIQALATLPNREGMLSMLLSVLQAPVRNVAYAVKAVAENKEGAA